The following are encoded in a window of Deltaproteobacteria bacterium genomic DNA:
- a CDS encoding diguanylate cyclase, translating to MPETEEKLESKKKTIHRNPENSGIKAGSFHFPWRGAKSRLWTNFVLVSVSIFVVLSLMYLVARHLLFSELSQRAVGVALATASGVDLEDLDRIRTAEDIDKPEYVRVQSFLKRISDSNQDVVCLCMIRPVPTNVSGRVRYVYVADDKTKDLNGNDRFERDEVRHLPGALFNDSSHGSLNKARYHPVADTNSYFQSLRHVQISAYSPIKDARGDTVAVVSVGISSDSVRKRLAHFQISTLAVWALLSVLAFFFSGITRKRWVGYLFVSAIILVLFTFLYMVARRAIISEIRYHAMGVAIATAAGIDPEEVNGIRKAEDAGKASYFRIQAFMQRIADTNMDVRYVYIMRKSTKADAKATDYEYVVDEATFDQNGNGAIDPEEVGNPPGAYYDASSFPQLLAAWYQPAADLDVTPDPPYPDLMSGYAPIKDKHGHTVALVGVDVIAEVVGRKLLAIRTVILIVYLTLTLLTIAVLQLYFQKRALLEERDELISELEKSRERYKLLSITDELTKLYNQRHFGDQLTEETHRALRYGHPLSLLLMDIDDFKLYNDTHGHAAGDMVLEELGRVIKQELRASDSAYRYGGEEFIILLPETDAEQAVSVADRLRKDWRETALSREEIDNAGRVTLSIGIAAYNPGEDPAEFVKRADGNMYTAKRLGKDRIVFA from the coding sequence ATGCCTGAGACCGAAGAGAAGCTGGAGAGCAAGAAAAAAACCATACATCGAAATCCCGAGAACTCCGGTATCAAGGCTGGAAGTTTTCATTTCCCATGGCGTGGCGCCAAAAGCAGGCTTTGGACGAATTTTGTACTGGTGTCTGTAAGCATCTTTGTCGTACTCAGCCTGATGTATCTGGTGGCGCGTCACTTGTTGTTCAGCGAACTAAGCCAGCGCGCGGTTGGCGTGGCCCTTGCCACGGCCTCCGGCGTAGACCTTGAAGATCTCGACCGGATCCGGACTGCGGAGGACATCGACAAGCCTGAATATGTCCGGGTCCAGTCCTTTTTGAAGCGCATTTCCGATTCCAATCAAGACGTGGTCTGCCTATGCATGATCCGTCCGGTTCCTACAAACGTGTCCGGACGGGTAAGGTACGTGTACGTTGCGGACGACAAGACGAAAGATCTCAACGGCAACGATCGCTTCGAGAGAGATGAGGTCAGACACCTTCCCGGAGCACTTTTCAACGATTCGAGTCACGGCAGTTTGAACAAGGCGAGGTACCATCCGGTTGCCGATACGAACTCGTATTTCCAGTCCTTGAGACACGTTCAGATTTCGGCCTACTCTCCTATAAAGGACGCGCGCGGCGACACGGTTGCCGTCGTGAGCGTCGGCATTTCGTCGGATTCGGTCCGTAAGCGACTGGCCCACTTCCAGATATCAACCCTCGCCGTCTGGGCGCTGCTCAGTGTGTTGGCGTTCTTTTTCTCAGGAATCACCCGAAAACGGTGGGTCGGTTATCTGTTTGTGTCGGCCATCATTCTGGTTCTCTTTACCTTCCTTTACATGGTCGCGAGAAGGGCGATAATCAGTGAAATCAGGTACCATGCCATGGGCGTGGCCATAGCCACGGCCGCCGGCATCGATCCGGAAGAAGTAAACGGCATACGGAAAGCCGAAGACGCGGGAAAGGCATCGTACTTTCGCATTCAAGCATTCATGCAGCGCATAGCGGATACGAATATGGACGTGCGCTACGTCTACATCATGCGAAAATCGACGAAAGCCGACGCGAAGGCCACGGACTATGAGTACGTAGTGGACGAGGCCACTTTCGACCAGAACGGAAACGGCGCCATCGATCCCGAAGAGGTGGGGAATCCACCGGGCGCCTATTACGACGCATCATCCTTTCCTCAATTGTTGGCGGCCTGGTATCAGCCGGCCGCCGATTTGGACGTGACTCCGGACCCGCCCTATCCCGACCTCATGTCCGGCTACGCTCCGATCAAAGACAAGCATGGCCACACCGTAGCCCTAGTGGGAGTAGATGTGATCGCGGAAGTGGTCGGCCGGAAGCTATTGGCGATTCGCACCGTCATCCTGATTGTGTACCTGACCCTGACCTTGCTTACCATCGCCGTTCTCCAATTGTATTTTCAGAAGCGAGCCTTGCTGGAAGAGCGTGATGAACTCATCTCGGAACTGGAGAAGAGCAGGGAACGGTACAAACTGCTGAGCATTACCGATGAATTGACCAAACTGTACAATCAGAGACATTTCGGCGATCAGTTGACCGAAGAAACACATCGGGCCCTCCGATATGGGCATCCGCTGTCCTTGCTCCTGATGGATATCGATGATTTCAAACTCTACAATGACACGCACGGGCATGCGGCAGGAGATATGGTTCTCGAAGAACTTGGAAGGGTCATTAAACAAGAACTCCGAGCTTCGGATTCGGCCTATCGTTACGGAGGCGAGGAATTCATTATCCTGTTACCGGAAACCGATGCGGAACAGGCCGTTTCCGTTGCGGACCGGCTCAGAAAAGACTGGAGGGAAACCGCTCTCTCCCGGGAAGAGATCGATAACGCGGGACGCGTTACTCTGAGCATCGGCATCGCGGCATACAACCCGGGAGAAGACCCGGCTGAATTCGTGAAGCGCGCGGACGGCAATATGTATACTGCTAAACGCCTGGGCAAGGACAGGATCGTATTCGCTTAG
- a CDS encoding GTPase domain-containing protein: protein MAFINLRNKEIQCKIVYYGPGRSGKTTNLEYVYGRFREYIRSDMVTIKTQEDRTLFFDFLPIGLGKIRDFEIRVQLYTVPGQVVYNATRRLVLKGVDGVVFVADSLMDRRKKNIISLNNLRENLTTYKKNIFKIPLVLQYNKRDLAKENIPLIPEHVINSDLNSKLNAPYFLASAVKGVNVINTLKTIIKMTVAAIEQNISQLSS, encoded by the coding sequence ATGGCGTTCATAAATCTTAGGAACAAAGAGATCCAGTGTAAAATCGTTTACTACGGACCGGGTCGCAGTGGCAAGACCACCAATCTGGAATATGTGTATGGCCGTTTTCGTGAATACATTCGCAGCGACATGGTCACCATAAAGACGCAGGAAGACCGAACGTTGTTTTTCGATTTTTTGCCCATCGGCCTGGGCAAGATCAGAGACTTTGAAATTCGGGTTCAATTGTATACGGTTCCTGGACAGGTGGTTTACAACGCCACGCGCCGATTAGTACTGAAAGGCGTGGACGGTGTTGTATTTGTGGCCGATTCCCTGATGGATAGAAGGAAAAAGAACATTATCTCATTAAATAACCTAAGGGAAAACTTGACGACATATAAGAAGAACATTTTTAAGATACCCTTGGTATTGCAGTATAACAAGAGGGATCTCGCGAAAGAAAACATCCCTTTGATACCCGAACATGTGATAAATTCAGATCTGAATTCAAAGTTGAACGCTCCCTACTTCTTGGCAAGTGCGGTAAAAGGTGTAAACGTCATCAATACCTTGAAGACCATCATAAAAATGACGGTCGCTGCAATCGAACAAAATATTTCTCAACTCTCTTCTTAG
- a CDS encoding FkbM family methyltransferase, which yields MTSSYAYTGVPGGEPIELPAFYEEFLDYYPNCEPATKRWFVQNARPDWVVLDCGAHIGYYSILFSKLCPEGRVYAFEPTSTYHMLETNLRHHDARNVVPVRLALGDRAGDRKEDIFRIWGKAAERDVYPFTTIDAFVAEQGIQRIDAVKIDVDSFDLEVLKGARETLIKQNPYVMVELNHALGCRGQSVAQALEWMAGLGYEEAKVFDNENFLFKRRNRFSEAPITPCRIVLNFDGNSGEAPDQSVLDGI from the coding sequence GTGACATCATCGTACGCGTATACCGGCGTACCCGGCGGGGAGCCCATCGAGTTGCCGGCGTTTTACGAGGAGTTTCTCGATTACTACCCGAACTGCGAACCGGCCACCAAGCGTTGGTTCGTGCAGAATGCCCGGCCGGACTGGGTGGTCCTGGATTGCGGGGCCCATATCGGTTACTACAGCATCCTTTTTTCAAAACTCTGTCCCGAGGGACGTGTGTATGCGTTCGAGCCCACCAGTACCTACCACATGCTCGAGACGAACCTCAGGCACCACGACGCCCGGAACGTGGTGCCGGTTCGCCTGGCCTTGGGAGATCGTGCAGGAGACCGCAAGGAGGACATCTTCCGCATCTGGGGCAAAGCCGCTGAACGGGACGTGTATCCGTTTACCACCATTGACGCTTTTGTGGCGGAGCAAGGTATTCAACGAATTGACGCCGTGAAAATCGACGTAGACTCGTTCGACCTGGAAGTGCTCAAGGGAGCCCGGGAAACCCTTATCAAACAGAATCCCTACGTCATGGTGGAACTGAACCATGCCCTCGGGTGCAGGGGACAGTCCGTGGCTCAGGCTCTGGAATGGATGGCAGGCCTGGGATACGAGGAAGCGAAGGTTTTTGATAATGAGAACTTCCTGTTCAAACGGCGAAATCGTTTCTCCGAAGCACCGATCACTCCGTGTAGGATCGTCTTGAACTTTGACGGGAACTCTGGGGAGGCCCCGGATCAAAGCGTACTCGACGGCATATGA
- a CDS encoding class I SAM-dependent methyltransferase, with translation MNLAVCGKEEYDFLRSLVALVRPHRILEIGTSTGAGTSALARDLPSGGIVYSVDIEDKRAPENKSASRSDVEIRFLRGDSRSVMERLAREGLRFDLVFIDGCHLYDSVKSDWEYAARMSDLVVFHDAVQLLGVARVVNRVRRDPEWDVCVLNYPGVTLSAEPEGTEFRSTRSPGIAIAVKKADAKKKDFKGFLEKPTNRSRQALRRRKERFTRWQKAHGREADLSIPDWEMIFHMVWNMKPDHIFHAGHVGTGATLVFLEYCKSSGALFTGLDPSGAFWPEKKTKIPTSLMKTAAAAEVVDGRNWETIVPVVRRAGRPLVWVDEYGTTEFYDRPVRALVESLPKGGVLCVRNFSPHCGAPNRFVLCGAECTLEAAQGFARWLKTQRFDIRLASPGATFGDNLNAGHWIVASRA, from the coding sequence ATGAATCTTGCGGTCTGCGGCAAGGAGGAATACGATTTTCTCCGCTCCCTCGTAGCACTGGTGAGGCCCCACCGGATACTGGAGATCGGCACTTCGACAGGTGCGGGGACATCCGCGCTCGCCAGGGATCTGCCGTCCGGAGGGATCGTCTACTCGGTTGATATTGAAGACAAAAGGGCCCCGGAAAATAAATCGGCATCGAGGTCCGACGTGGAGATTCGATTTCTGCGGGGCGACTCCCGAAGCGTCATGGAGCGGCTTGCCCGGGAAGGTCTTCGTTTTGACCTGGTGTTTATTGACGGTTGCCACCTCTATGATTCGGTGAAGAGCGACTGGGAGTACGCAGCGCGCATGTCCGACCTGGTCGTGTTCCATGATGCGGTCCAGCTTCTGGGAGTGGCTCGTGTCGTGAACCGGGTTCGCCGGGATCCGGAATGGGATGTTTGCGTCCTGAACTACCCCGGAGTGACTCTGAGTGCGGAACCGGAGGGAACGGAATTTCGATCCACACGTTCACCGGGCATAGCCATTGCCGTGAAAAAGGCGGACGCAAAGAAGAAAGATTTCAAGGGGTTTTTGGAGAAGCCGACGAACCGCTCCAGGCAGGCCTTGCGTCGCAGAAAAGAACGATTCACGCGATGGCAAAAGGCCCACGGCAGGGAAGCGGACCTTTCCATTCCGGATTGGGAGATGATCTTTCATATGGTCTGGAATATGAAACCGGACCACATCTTTCACGCGGGACACGTTGGAACGGGAGCCACCCTGGTTTTCCTGGAGTACTGCAAATCCTCCGGTGCGCTTTTCACCGGTCTGGACCCCTCGGGCGCATTCTGGCCGGAGAAAAAAACCAAAATCCCGACCTCCTTGATGAAGACGGCGGCAGCGGCGGAAGTGGTAGATGGGCGCAATTGGGAGACAATAGTCCCGGTGGTCCGCAGGGCCGGACGACCACTGGTTTGGGTGGACGAATACGGAACGACCGAGTTCTACGACCGTCCGGTCAGAGCCTTGGTGGAAAGCCTGCCCAAAGGCGGTGTCCTCTGTGTACGGAACTTCAGCCCCCATTGCGGTGCGCCGAACCGGTTCGTATTGTGCGGAGCCGAATGCACGCTCGAGGCGGCGCAGGGCTTTGCCCGTTGGTTGAAAACGCAGCGTTTTGACATCCGGCTGGCCAGTCCGGGAGCGACGTTTGGGGACAACCTGAATGCAGGGCACTGGATCGTGGCTTCGAGGGCTTGA
- a CDS encoding roadblock/LC7 domain-containing protein, which yields MTYALDQIQLDTIHQVMDSDLIAVGVHCVFLTDMAGNVVMVVDNGKCEHNVFALAALSAANFGATSEIARLVGEEDFSLLFHKGNRENIHFSRAGDNFLVCTIFGNDISLGLVRLKIAEVISKILALVAGKEL from the coding sequence ATGACGTACGCGCTGGATCAGATACAACTTGACACGATTCATCAAGTGATGGATAGCGATTTGATCGCCGTGGGAGTTCATTGCGTATTCCTCACGGATATGGCGGGAAACGTGGTGATGGTGGTTGACAACGGCAAATGCGAACATAACGTGTTTGCTCTGGCGGCTCTTTCCGCGGCAAACTTTGGAGCCACTTCCGAAATCGCTCGTCTCGTCGGCGAGGAGGACTTTTCTCTTCTGTTTCATAAAGGGAATAGGGAAAACATCCACTTCAGCCGGGCGGGGGATAACTTCTTGGTGTGTACAATATTCGGGAACGACATATCGCTGGGCCTTGTTCGGCTGAAAATAGCGGAGGTGATCAGCAAGATTTTGGCTCTCGTTGCGGGCAAAGAGCTATGA
- a CDS encoding class I SAM-dependent methyltransferase translates to MLETTHGWILTSCGAGYPYPVTRRGKRRWSTLVSDKDYDTHVDITLCDIMPEGNCMVKRSYLDDSTFMLQDSDRDLLEKNVAKWATVPIGKSRIHTHPILNLNDEQLARFYQECIQIAQIDRQWIYENFSGLIENRTVLEIGSGLGCDGVYFSSLANKWTFSDIVYENIQLLKRVCSLLNVVNVDFQVINSILTHDFKKTYDLLYAIGVFHHLPFELAAREIRNIDRFLVNGSYVIVLMYPIERWIDEGEPDFSEFGRRTDGKETPWAEYYTETKVRDLFGPGYRLLKSRRWGQYEHEFITFELIKERRTVL, encoded by the coding sequence TTGTTAGAAACGACCCATGGTTGGATCCTCACGTCTTGTGGCGCCGGTTATCCTTATCCTGTTACTCGGAGAGGAAAGCGTCGCTGGTCTACGCTTGTCTCCGACAAGGATTATGATACCCATGTTGATATAACTTTATGTGACATTATGCCTGAGGGTAACTGCATGGTAAAACGTTCATACCTGGATGATTCAACATTTATGTTGCAGGATAGCGATAGAGACTTATTGGAAAAGAACGTCGCTAAATGGGCCACCGTGCCTATAGGAAAGAGTAGAATACACACACACCCGATACTGAACTTGAACGATGAACAACTGGCTCGGTTTTACCAAGAATGTATCCAAATCGCTCAAATTGATCGACAGTGGATATATGAAAACTTTTCCGGACTCATCGAGAATAGAACCGTATTGGAAATTGGCAGTGGATTGGGATGTGATGGCGTCTATTTCTCTTCATTGGCCAATAAATGGACTTTTTCAGATATTGTATATGAAAATATACAATTATTAAAAAGAGTGTGTTCGTTATTAAACGTAGTTAATGTTGATTTTCAAGTTATTAACAGTATTTTGACCCACGACTTTAAAAAAACATATGATTTGTTGTATGCAATCGGCGTCTTCCATCACCTTCCATTTGAGTTGGCGGCCAGGGAAATAAGGAACATAGACCGATTTCTGGTGAACGGGTCTTATGTGATTGTATTAATGTACCCTATTGAGAGATGGATCGATGAAGGGGAACCGGACTTTTCTGAGTTTGGAAGACGAACCGACGGCAAAGAAACACCTTGGGCTGAATATTACACCGAGACGAAGGTAAGAGATTTATTCGGTCCAGGATATAGACTGCTGAAATCTCGAAGATGGGGTCAATATGAACATGAGTTCATTACCTTCGAGCTCATAAAAGAACGCCGAACGGTTTTGTAA